The window ACATATCATCCTGATCTTGGTTGGTATCTTGAAACTCATCCACCAAAATCAAAGGATAACGTGTCTGTACAAATACCGCAAAACGTTGACCTTGCTCACCTTTTAATGCTTCTGACAAAGTTTTGATTTGTTGGGCAAATGTGGTTTCACCCTTTTGCTGTAACACTCGCGGTAAACGTTGTTTGACTTCAATACACAAATACGCTTTTAGATACACCTGAAGTTGTTCAAATTGTTGTTGTGTTTCTTTTAAAGAATGGCAAAGTTTTTGAATGTGTAGAATCGTAGGGTGCTGATAAAAACCATCCGAGACTTCAGCGGGACATTTTTTAAAAATCTTCTGACTGTCGAGCTTGTCTAAAAATTTAAAAACAGTCTCTCGTGCATCTGAAAAATAACTATCAAAAACCTGTATATTTTGCGGATCTGCGAGCGCTTTTAATAGCTGCGGTAAAGACTCACAAAAGAGTTTATTAAAAGCATTGTTACGAAAAGAGGTGCCATTAATATGAGAATAATATGCGCCATCTAAATTAAAATATTCAGCCAAAGCACTGAGGTCTATTTGCTGTGCTTGTTGTTGCCACTGTTGTAATTGAGCCAGTTCAATTTCAGGCATGTCAGGTAATTTAAAGTGTGCAGAGCTAAAATTTAAAGAGCTCTCAACCATCCCGACAAAATGATCCACACTTTTAAGTGCCCCCACACTATAAAGTGCATCAATCACATGTTGGGGTTGTGATTGAATCCATTCTCGTAATACATCATGGATCAATTGACGTGTATAAGCTTTCGCATCTTCAGTGATTTGAGCACGTTCGATCTTGCCACTTTCAAACGCAAACTCACGTAATAACTTTTGGCTAAAGCTATCCAGTGTTCCCACGAACAGCTCATCTAACTGGTCGATCACCAGTTTTAAACGTTCACAGGCATAGGCAATACGCGGAGCAAAAGTTTTAAGTAAATGCTGCTTTAACGGATCAGATTCTTGCGCTGCACGAGTGTAAATATCACTTTCCAATACCGTATGTAATGGTTCTAAATATTGTTGTACTTCAATCAATCGAGCACGGATACGGCTCTTTAACTCCGCGGCGGCAGCGCGGGTAAAGGTCGTGGCAATCACTTGATTAGGTAAATATTTTTCCAAGAAAATGCGAACCATCAAACTCGATAAAGTATACGTTTTACCAGTTCCAGCCGATGCTTCAATCAGATGCAAACCTTCAAATTGAATATCACAGATGGGTTGATAAGACACAGGAAATTTTGAACTCATGCCTTACTCCACGCGTAAAAATTCAAAAATGGGTTGATACAGCGCATAGCTATAATGATCACAGGCGTATTGCAATAATGCGCTCGCATCTTGTTCTTGTAGAATAAATTGCCAATCTCGATGCAGTTTACACGCTTCGTTTTGTGTCATATCAAAACCTGAAAAATCACCGGTATCATTCCAATCTTTCAACACCTGCTTTTGGCTGTCTTCGACTAAAACCTGCTGGCTATCCTGTTCAACCCAATCATAGTGTTTGCCTTTTTCCAGCGGCTTAAGCAGTAAAGCTGCTGGCAACACCACTGGTTGTTGTTGCCCAGTTTGCCAAAGTTGTAACCATGCTTGTAAATACTGCTGCGCTTGCTGAGCACTTAAACCTTCGCAAATCACAGTCTGATCGCTAAACACTACGATACGGCGTTTCGAGACTGCTGAATCATGATTCAATATCGCCAACCACAGTAAATATTCCAGCCACACTTTAGCGAAGCGTTTAGCACGTGCACTCGATGCATCTAGGCTCACCCAGTCTTGTGTATTTTGTTTTGGGACTACACAACTCATCTGAAGTTGTTTGGAAATGCGCCAAACTCGCTGCGTTGTTTCAGTCGGTGCGACTGCATATTGTTGTAGTCGCTCCAACAAACGCTGTTGCTCTAGACAACTTTGTTGCCAAGCACTTTGCTGCACTTTCCCTACAGGCAACTGATCTTGCAAAACTGCTGGCGTCGCTTGATTATCCTGTTGCTGTAAAAAATGGCGAATTGCATATTTACCTAAACCATCTAATAGCAAAGGCTCGTTTTGATCAACCAAGTCAGTGGCACTTAGATTCTCTACCCCTAATGTTTTTAGATATAGTCTTGCTGGAAAGGTGATATCTTGAATCCATTGCTGGCTGTCCAAGACCACCATTTCATTCAGCTCAATTGGATAAGTACTATTGACCCAAGCTTGGCGCTCACCTTTGACTTGCTGAATTTGTGATGCCACTTTAAACCAATGATCTTGAAAACGCGTATAACTTTGCTCTGCTAAAAAACCGAGTGGATCAAAAGGTTGCAAGCGATGCAGATGATAAAGTGGGTAGAGCTGTGGTGGAATCTGGAGTTTCTCATAGTCTTCCCCAAAAGAATTAAAGGAAGTCTCTCCCTCTGGGAGAGATTTAGAAAGAGGGGCTTTCACAACCAATGCCAAGTGATCACGGAAACCTTGCAAAATACTTGAAGGTTCTCGAACCTCACCGTCATTAATATCAAAGCCATTATAGAACAACCATAATTGCTCTTGAGCCAATAGCACCGCATCCAGAAAAGCCCCCTGATCATCTTCTAAACGAGAACGATCCCCTAGTTGCTGACGCAGTGCATCCATCAAATCAAAAGGAATATGGCTGTCGCGATTTGGAAATTTACCTGTATCTAAATTTAACAACACAATTAAGCGATAAGGAATCGGGCGGATCTGTCCAATTTGGCTAAACGTGATTTGTCCTGTGGGTTCCACTTGCGCAGATTGACTCTCTAAAGTGCGTTGGATTTCCTCGAGGATATAAGGCAACGGTAAAGATATTTGGCGAAGCTGTGTTTCAGCATCATCGTAATAGCTTGCCAAAGTCAGCATACGTTCTTGTTTTTGAATAATCTCACGAACGGTTTTTAATGCCACAATGTCAGCTTGCTCAAATTCTTGTATATCTTCTTTAAGTCGTTTTAACCATATTTCTACAGGTAAACGCTGTCCCTGTTCATGCACCACCAACCAATCTCGGCGCGCAGACAGATCCTGATAAATCTGAATCAGAATACCAATCAATTCAAAATCACTGGGCTGCACCAACGCATAACTCAAGGTTTGCTGCACCATCACATGTGCAGGTACAGCAATACCTAATGCCAAGCGATCTAGAGCAAACTTAAAGCTATAGCGGTAATCCCTATCCTCAGCACTAAGTGTTTGTTTGAGATGTGCTTCATCTAAACCACGTTTAAAGCCTGCATCATTGAGTAAATCTAAAACCCGCTGGGTTTGTGTGTAATCCAAACCATAGCGTTGTTGGGTCGCAGCAAGATTGAGCCAATCGGCAAAATCATCTTGTGTAAAGCGACCTTGCGTCAGTTGCAACCGGCCCACTACTGCGCGCCAAGCATTTAAAGCATCCAGTTGCGCCACGCCTGCAATTTTGACGGGTAAAAATACATCGTGTTCATTTGGAATCGCAGGGAATACACTGCGAATCAGAGGTTCTAATTCCGCCAAATTTGGCGTTAAAATCAAGACATCACTCGGACGGCGTGGTACTGCATCCGTTTGTGATAACCAGTGAATTAATTGCTCTTTGAGGACTTCCAGCTGCCTTAAACTGGAGTGACACACATGAATTTGGACCGAATGATCTTCAGCAGCCAATTCATATTGTTCAGCTTTAGGTTCGGCTAAATAAAAAATATCAGACTGAATTTTTCCGAGTAAGGTTTCAGGAAAATGATCAATAAAAGCATCGACCCACTTCCCTTCTTCTCCCGTTGCCAATTGTGACAACAAAGAGAAATGATCTCGTGCTTGTTTACCCAAACGCGTCAAAAGCGGATGTCGCGATTCACGATTTAACGCATTAAAACCTAAACTAAAACTTTCAAAAAATGCTGAGATTTCTGCGTCAGTGGCTTGAGGATTCTTACGAATAAAACGCTCTTTTACGCCCAAGTCATAACGCTGCTTCCAAAGTGGGTCAACACTATCCGC is drawn from Acinetobacter suaedae and contains these coding sequences:
- a CDS encoding exodeoxyribonuclease V subunit gamma encodes the protein MGIHVIQSQSLEVLLKGVMTAITQPCISPFHVFKTQHFIVPSPAQEQWLTQKIAEQQGMTANYQFHHRIRGFQWFAYQQVLDNKEKVRKANIPRLILKWRIHQALQPFIQAEQITLEPEHPLYSIVQRIYDSADQLQQRTEKQLKKQSMLYWVAEQVSHLFNNYMIYRGHCQRGCGDACTCSTNWLSTWGQNKALDIENLISKTDQQISAFSLQQTQQLEAWQRWLWQNHFHDDYVEMQTIDAEFWQLLDNQQSRAQALAQLPAQVIVFTLLDLPPSQLQFLRRLGQYLDVVILHYNPSQEYWADSVDPLWKQRYDLGVKERFIRKNPQATDAEISAFFESFSLGFNALNRESRHPLLTRLGKQARDHFSLLSQLATGEEGKWVDAFIDHFPETLLGKIQSDIFYLAEPKAEQYELAAEDHSVQIHVCHSSLRQLEVLKEQLIHWLSQTDAVPRRPSDVLILTPNLAELEPLIRSVFPAIPNEHDVFLPVKIAGVAQLDALNAWRAVVGRLQLTQGRFTQDDFADWLNLAATQQRYGLDYTQTQRVLDLLNDAGFKRGLDEAHLKQTLSAEDRDYRYSFKFALDRLALGIAVPAHVMVQQTLSYALVQPSDFELIGILIQIYQDLSARRDWLVVHEQGQRLPVEIWLKRLKEDIQEFEQADIVALKTVREIIQKQERMLTLASYYDDAETQLRQISLPLPYILEEIQRTLESQSAQVEPTGQITFSQIGQIRPIPYRLIVLLNLDTGKFPNRDSHIPFDLMDALRQQLGDRSRLEDDQGAFLDAVLLAQEQLWLFYNGFDINDGEVREPSSILQGFRDHLALVVKAPLSKSLPEGETSFNSFGEDYEKLQIPPQLYPLYHLHRLQPFDPLGFLAEQSYTRFQDHWFKVASQIQQVKGERQAWVNSTYPIELNEMVVLDSQQWIQDITFPARLYLKTLGVENLSATDLVDQNEPLLLDGLGKYAIRHFLQQQDNQATPAVLQDQLPVGKVQQSAWQQSCLEQQRLLERLQQYAVAPTETTQRVWRISKQLQMSCVVPKQNTQDWVSLDASSARAKRFAKVWLEYLLWLAILNHDSAVSKRRIVVFSDQTVICEGLSAQQAQQYLQAWLQLWQTGQQQPVVLPAALLLKPLEKGKHYDWVEQDSQQVLVEDSQKQVLKDWNDTGDFSGFDMTQNEACKLHRDWQFILQEQDASALLQYACDHYSYALYQPIFEFLRVE